A genome region from Clostridium sp. JN-9 includes the following:
- a CDS encoding AAA family ATPase, translated as MVKKLIIINGTMGVGKTATSRELNKKLNNSVWLDGDWCWMMNPFTVNDENKDMVIKNITYLLRNFLINSSFEYVIFNWVIHYEDIFNLLLQPLSDLEFEVIKVTLICSGETLKERILNDVKLNLRDDEELSTILERLELYKNMNTVKIDTTNISINETVDKIIKITCE; from the coding sequence TTGGTAAAAAAACTTATTATAATTAACGGAACTATGGGTGTAGGAAAAACAGCAACAAGTAGGGAACTTAATAAAAAACTCAACAATTCAGTATGGCTCGATGGTGATTGGTGTTGGATGATGAATCCTTTTACTGTAAATGATGAAAATAAAGATATGGTTATAAAAAATATAACTTATTTATTGAGGAATTTTCTTATTAATTCATCATTTGAATATGTTATTTTCAACTGGGTTATACATTATGAAGATATTTTTAACCTTCTACTTCAACCATTAAGCGATTTAGAATTTGAGGTTATAAAAGTTACTCTTATTTGTTCAGGAGAAACACTTAAGGAGAGAATTTTAAATGATGTGAAGCTTAACTTAAGAGATGACGAAGAATTAAGCACAATTCTTGAACGTCTTGAGCTATATAAAAATATGAACACAGTAAAAATTGATACAACAAATATTTCTATAAATGAAACTGTAGATAAGATAATAAAAATTACATGTGAGTAA
- a CDS encoding helix-turn-helix transcriptional regulator has translation MDNIKIISSGEKIKNIRKSLGLKQDEITGNEITRNLISMIENDKVRLSTNAAEVIANNINNVCKQRNIDFRVTASYLLQDEKIQATLIVDKYIKFLNENSNNSSMNLSDDIEGIDQFLINNEVDINKKITVYKIIGNIFNLKNEYHSSYTYYLKAFENGNKILSNTELADLLIKLMYCCIKLNRYNEALYFGKLVLNYNQLPDKLKFKLSFNSALAYKKLNLYNESLEEINHITTSINELSNDNKFKIFTLKANCLQEIKYYKEALDEYKHILSVLGPGDRIKQLVIMCNMMDIYIYFEDIKNVKRYIDKIISIADNLEELPKDDYVPQIYLEIANAGVYINSLDIAKDYYRKAISSAKLTKQYELLLNSLDKLFDIYSKENNLNELDNIKNELLEIISIDSNLEVHRLIYKFIDFYNTNDDKDGIKALIKFVLER, from the coding sequence ATGGATAATATTAAAATTATATCTTCAGGTGAAAAAATTAAAAATATTAGAAAATCATTAGGATTAAAGCAAGATGAAATTACGGGTAATGAAATTACACGTAATCTAATTAGCATGATTGAAAATGACAAAGTTAGGCTTTCCACTAATGCTGCTGAAGTAATTGCCAATAATATCAATAATGTTTGTAAACAAAGGAATATTGATTTTAGGGTTACTGCTTCCTATCTTCTTCAGGATGAAAAGATACAAGCAACTTTGATTGTGGATAAATATATAAAATTTCTAAATGAAAATTCAAATAATTCCTCTATGAATTTATCCGATGACATAGAGGGAATAGACCAGTTCTTAATAAATAACGAGGTAGACATCAATAAAAAAATAACCGTCTATAAAATTATTGGGAATATATTTAATCTTAAAAACGAGTATCATAGCAGTTATACATATTATTTAAAAGCTTTTGAAAATGGTAATAAAATATTATCTAATACAGAATTGGCTGATTTGCTGATTAAACTTATGTATTGTTGCATTAAGCTTAACAGATATAATGAAGCTTTATATTTTGGGAAACTTGTTTTAAATTATAATCAGTTACCAGACAAATTGAAATTTAAATTGTCATTTAATAGTGCATTAGCTTATAAAAAATTAAATTTATATAATGAATCACTTGAAGAAATTAATCATATAACAACTTCAATTAACGAATTGTCTAATGATAATAAATTTAAAATATTTACTCTTAAAGCAAATTGCCTTCAGGAAATTAAATATTATAAAGAAGCCCTGGATGAGTATAAGCATATTTTATCAGTTCTGGGCCCAGGGGATAGGATTAAACAGTTAGTCATTATGTGCAACATGATGGATATCTATATTTATTTTGAAGATATAAAAAATGTTAAAAGATATATTGATAAAATTATTTCTATTGCAGATAATTTGGAGGAATTGCCAAAAGACGATTATGTCCCTCAAATATATTTAGAAATAGCAAATGCAGGGGTTTATATTAACAGCCTGGATATAGCAAAAGATTATTACCGTAAGGCTATTTCTTCTGCAAAACTTACGAAACAATATGAATTGCTGCTTAATTCTTTAGATAAACTTTTTGACATTTACAGTAAAGAAAATAATCTCAACGAGTTAGATAATATTAAAAATGAATTATTAGAGATAATTTCAATAGATAGCAATTTAGAAGTTCATAGGTTAATTTATAAATTCATAGATTTCTATAATACAAATGACGACAAGGATGGTATAAAAGCTTTAATAAAATTTGTTTTGGAAAGGTAA
- a CDS encoding DUF4179 domain-containing protein codes for MSINFEDQMEKILNDDVVIPASVLKKKEIAFNQIRKSKNNKFKFQYKHKIAAAVAAVAIIGGAAFGNTAIAAVKNSLFGNNYGVQKAVDNGYIQNVDNNIMKSNGVEIKVSNVLKDSKRAALSLNLKFADKDSLKYFKNAKLSCSIKTDDGKEIPLSEDYSCSVDKEKGELVFNDILNIMDGFGDENAVSAAKSFKDINNFNLQINKIELYADASAQIDPKTLPNLDNDTKKQLQEAGVKLYKVIDGTWKTNIKLDNKFKDVKPIVFKASEKNAFVNIVSAEMLPTGMDITFNFNNQVKPLSQDTLKDIDNITLVDDKGTVYKPTKWVVETSNGDNKTNVTKTFSITAFDKISSLKMIVKDLNGNTHEINLLKASSN; via the coding sequence ATGAGTATTAATTTTGAAGATCAAATGGAAAAAATTCTAAATGATGACGTGGTAATACCAGCCAGTGTTTTAAAAAAGAAAGAAATAGCTTTTAATCAAATAAGAAAAAGTAAAAATAATAAATTTAAATTTCAATATAAACATAAGATAGCAGCGGCTGTAGCGGCTGTAGCTATAATTGGAGGAGCTGCCTTTGGAAATACTGCAATAGCCGCGGTGAAGAATTCCTTATTCGGCAATAATTATGGTGTTCAGAAAGCAGTAGATAATGGCTATATTCAAAATGTAGATAATAATATTATGAAAAGCAACGGCGTGGAGATAAAGGTAAGCAATGTTTTAAAAGACAGTAAAAGAGCTGCCCTATCCTTAAATCTAAAGTTTGCTGATAAAGATTCATTGAAATATTTTAAGAATGCTAAGCTTAGCTGCAGTATCAAGACTGATGATGGTAAAGAAATACCTCTTTCTGAAGATTATAGCTGCAGTGTAGATAAAGAAAAAGGAGAATTAGTTTTTAATGATATTCTAAACATTATGGATGGATTTGGTGATGAAAATGCTGTATCAGCAGCAAAGAGCTTCAAAGATATAAATAATTTTAACCTTCAGATCAATAAAATAGAATTGTATGCAGATGCCTCAGCCCAAATAGATCCTAAAACACTACCTAATTTAGACAATGATACCAAGAAACAATTACAAGAAGCAGGAGTAAAGTTATACAAAGTCATTGATGGTACATGGAAGACTAACATAAAACTAGATAACAAATTTAAGGATGTTAAACCAATTGTATTTAAAGCTTCTGAAAAAAATGCCTTTGTAAATATTGTTTCTGCTGAAATGCTGCCTACTGGAATGGATATTACTTTTAACTTTAATAATCAGGTAAAACCTTTAAGTCAAGATACTTTAAAAGATATTGATAATATCACATTGGTAGATGATAAAGGAACCGTATACAAGCCAACAAAATGGGTTGTAGAAACTAGTAATGGTGACAATAAAACTAATGTAACAAAGACTTTTTCCATTACAGCTTTTGATAAGATTAGCAGCTTAAAAATGATTGTCAAAGATTTAAATGGAAATACTCATGAGATTAATCTGCTTAAAGCTTCCTCCAATTAA
- a CDS encoding S41 family peptidase, whose amino-acid sequence MKMKFQIIAILCIAIIFSSCGVAKKDNALTLSNVSNLTNEQWIEDINYLEKNLAKKHTNVYHTITKEEYEKEFSDLKKEVPELKEYEIKLKLAQIVASVGDAHTALRVNLEARFKDGTNLYPFQLHWFGDDLKIIAIDRNYEKFLGNTLISVNNTPTKEVMAKINTLISHENEQWSKNLNEELIRIPEVLRFLNITKENKVQFSFSDDKGNIIKLNLSPQTGKLENMVSVEDSLTKTVSMYNNDMNDYDNAFWYKYIPDDKIMYFQYNQCIDRNIAKHYGIENYEKYPDFNKFTDELIKELNDKEIDKFIIDLRYNRGGDSGLMNGFARKLSNITKLNGKIFVLIDKNTFSSGVIACVSLKKITNAIFIGEPTGGNVNCYGDIKKLILPNSKIPISYSTEYFELAPEYEENFTPDIPIEQSYIDYTKGIDDVYEAAKAYKN is encoded by the coding sequence ATGAAAATGAAATTTCAGATAATAGCTATTTTATGTATAGCTATTATATTTTCATCTTGCGGTGTTGCAAAAAAGGACAATGCTTTAACTCTTAGTAATGTTTCCAATTTAACAAATGAACAATGGATAGAGGATATTAATTACTTGGAAAAGAATCTGGCAAAAAAACATACCAATGTCTACCATACTATTACAAAAGAAGAATATGAAAAAGAATTCAGTGACTTAAAAAAAGAAGTCCCTGAACTGAAGGAATATGAAATTAAATTAAAGCTGGCCCAAATAGTTGCTTCTGTTGGAGATGCTCATACAGCTTTACGCGTAAATTTAGAGGCAAGATTTAAAGATGGTACTAATCTTTATCCATTTCAACTACATTGGTTTGGTGATGATTTAAAAATAATAGCTATAGACAGGAATTATGAAAAGTTTTTAGGTAATACTTTAATTTCTGTGAACAATACACCAACAAAAGAAGTGATGGCTAAGATTAATACTTTAATCTCTCATGAAAATGAGCAATGGTCAAAAAATCTTAATGAAGAACTTATCCGAATACCAGAAGTACTAAGGTTTCTAAACATAACAAAAGAAAACAAAGTTCAGTTTAGTTTTAGTGATGATAAGGGTAATATAATAAAATTAAATTTATCACCACAGACTGGTAAATTAGAAAATATGGTAAGCGTAGAGGATTCACTTACTAAAACTGTGTCTATGTATAATAATGACATGAATGACTATGACAATGCTTTTTGGTATAAATATATCCCAGATGATAAAATAATGTATTTCCAATATAATCAATGCATTGACAGGAATATTGCAAAACATTATGGAATTGAAAATTATGAAAAGTATCCTGATTTCAATAAGTTTACTGATGAGTTAATTAAAGAGCTTAATGATAAAGAAATAGATAAATTCATTATAGATTTAAGATATAACAGAGGTGGAGATTCTGGATTAATGAATGGATTTGCACGGAAGCTCTCAAATATTACGAAGCTAAATGGTAAAATATTTGTGCTAATAGACAAAAACACATTTTCATCTGGTGTAATTGCCTGTGTTTCACTTAAAAAAATAACTAATGCCATATTCATAGGAGAACCTACAGGGGGAAATGTAAATTGCTATGGTGATATAAAAAAGCTTATATTGCCCAATTCTAAAATTCCAATTTCGTACTCTACTGAATATTTTGAATTAGCACCTGAATATGAAGAAAATTTCACACCTGATATACCAATAGAGCAATCCTATATAGATTACACTAAAGGAATTGATGATGTTTATGAAGCTGCAAAGGCTTATAAAAATTAA
- a CDS encoding LacI family DNA-binding transcriptional regulator, whose product MAASIKDVAREAGVSIATVSRVLNDVDVVNEETKKKVIEAINKLGYRPNIVARSLKTQRTKTIGIIIPDISIPVYPEIVRGAEDGANIYDYNIMLCNTDLDPEKEKEYLRVLKEKMVDGVLYMSNSLEQSVIQLIKELQLPTVLVETRDKEEEFPSVSIDNTGAALDAVQYLINKGNKSIGFIGSHEDELNASALRYLGYKKALGENNIDIDDSIVSFGGLKSIDGYTGANKIFDNKKVDALFCASDEIAMGAINALRDRRIKVPEEVDVMGFGNINSASVFYPKITTISQPMYDMGSFGMRMLIKLINKQPAETNNYVLDYELVERDSCK is encoded by the coding sequence ATGGCAGCATCAATCAAAGATGTGGCAAGAGAAGCAGGGGTGTCAATTGCAACCGTATCCAGAGTATTAAATGACGTGGATGTAGTTAATGAAGAAACCAAGAAAAAGGTTATTGAGGCTATAAATAAATTAGGATACAGACCAAATATAGTAGCTAGAAGTTTAAAAACTCAAAGAACAAAAACCATAGGAATTATTATTCCTGACATATCCATACCTGTTTATCCAGAAATAGTAAGAGGTGCAGAGGACGGAGCCAATATATACGATTACAATATAATGCTTTGCAACACTGATCTGGATCCAGAGAAGGAAAAGGAGTATTTAAGGGTTCTTAAGGAAAAGATGGTAGATGGCGTTTTATACATGAGTAATTCACTTGAACAAAGTGTTATTCAATTAATTAAGGAACTTCAGCTGCCAACAGTACTTGTTGAAACCAGGGACAAAGAAGAGGAATTTCCAAGTGTAAGTATAGACAACACAGGAGCAGCTTTAGATGCAGTACAGTATTTAATAAATAAGGGAAACAAGAGCATTGGATTCATTGGCTCCCATGAGGACGAATTAAATGCCTCAGCTTTAAGATATTTAGGCTATAAAAAAGCTTTGGGGGAAAATAATATAGATATAGATGATTCCATAGTTTCATTTGGCGGCTTAAAATCAATTGACGGCTATACCGGTGCTAATAAAATATTTGATAATAAGAAGGTTGATGCATTATTTTGTGCTAGTGACGAAATTGCAATGGGTGCAATTAATGCATTGAGGGACAGAAGAATAAAGGTCCCAGAAGAAGTAGATGTAATGGGCTTTGGCAATATAAATTCAGCTTCTGTTTTTTATCCTAAGATTACAACAATATCTCAGCCTATGTATGACATGGGATCCTTTGGAATGAGAATGCTGATAAAACTTATTAACAAACAGCCTGCTGAAACAAATAATTATGTTCTTGACTATGAACTGGTAGAAAGAGATTCATGCAAATAA
- a CDS encoding sigma-70 family RNA polymerase sigma factor produces MELLIKKAQNGDDEAFIKIIDEYMPQMYKIARSRLKNEESIGDAIQETILAAFTNIKKLNKPCYFKTWIIKILINKCNDIISDDKVLYVDDYSLLESTNAAYVENSEEKLDFESILNKLPYEYRLVIVMYYVSRLTTKEISETLNEKEGTIKSRLSRARQKLKSVYLNESVL; encoded by the coding sequence ATGGAATTGCTAATAAAGAAGGCTCAAAATGGAGATGATGAGGCCTTTATTAAGATTATTGATGAATACATGCCTCAGATGTATAAAATAGCAAGATCCAGGCTTAAAAATGAAGAGAGTATAGGTGATGCTATACAAGAAACAATTCTTGCAGCTTTTACTAATATTAAGAAGCTTAATAAACCTTGTTATTTTAAAACCTGGATAATTAAAATTTTAATAAATAAGTGCAATGATATAATAAGCGACGATAAAGTCTTGTATGTAGATGACTATAGTTTACTAGAAAGCACCAATGCTGCTTATGTTGAAAACTCAGAGGAAAAATTAGATTTTGAAAGTATTTTAAATAAACTGCCCTATGAATACAGGCTGGTAATAGTTATGTATTACGTAAGCAGGCTTACAACAAAAGAGATCAGCGAAACACTTAATGAAAAGGAAGGCACCATTAAAAGCAGATTAAGCAGGGCCAGGCAAAAATTAAAATCAGTTTATCTTAATGAAAGTGTATTGTAG
- the ileS gene encoding isoleucine--tRNA ligase translates to MYKKVDSSKSFVELESDVLKLWKENKIVEKSFALNKDGEYFTFYDGPPTANGKPHVGHVLTRVIKDLIPRYKVMKGYKVLRKAGWDTHGLPVELEIEKKLGISGKQQIEEYGVEAFVKQCKESVFTYANMWKDMSEKLGFWVDMDHPYVTYHNDYIESVWWALKQMWDKGLLYKGHKVIPYCPRCGTALSSHEVAQGYKDVRESTAFVKFKVKGEENKYILAWTTTPWTLPSNVALAVNKKYDYVEVVNNGENLILAKKLLNVLEGEYEIVNEFKGEKLLGMEYEQLFPFYTPKEKAFYIVHGDFVTLTDGTGIVHIAPAYGEDDNLLGKKYGLPLINLVDGEGKFVDCVEPWKGIFVKKADPKILEYMKETGILYKSEKFTHSYPHCWRCDTPLLYYPRDSWFVKMTSLRDKLLENNNKVNWYPDNIRTGRFGKFLENVIDWGISRDRYWGTPLPIWECQCGHRECIGSRAELEEKGINVPKDLEFHKPYIDNVKLRCPKCGKEMTRTHEVIDCWFDSGSMPFAQHHYPFENKEVFEKNFPAQFISEAVDQTRGWFYTLLAISTALFDTNPFENCVVLGHVLDKHGLKMSKHKGNVVDPFTVLEKEGADATRWHFYTASAPWLPTRFSEEDVAEAQRKFISTLWNVYSFYVLYAEIDKFDPLKYADFVSENVMDRWIISKLNTLIKQVEEHLDNYRITQAALTIEDFVDRLSNWYVRRNRARYWSTELTDDKIGAYTTLYNVLVTLSKVAAPFIPFITETIYQSLVVSMDPNAVESVHLCKWPNYDESLVDSSLEKDMDLAYTVVKLGRSARNSANIKNRQPLSEMLMSTKSLPEYYDDIIMDELNIKKVEFGADLSKYVSFEIKPNLPVLGKAYGKLIPGIRKAISEMNQMNLAQTINNGGTVKVDVQGNTIELTKENLLVTMQGLEGFAFAGEGEIGVVLETTITDELKEEGYLREILSKIQNMRKDSGFQVADKINLYVGYNKMLEAIVRKYEDEIKKETLAVSVFYNEPAEYSDCKINGEDFKLSVKVVE, encoded by the coding sequence ATGTATAAGAAAGTAGATTCTTCAAAAAGCTTTGTAGAATTAGAATCTGATGTACTAAAGCTATGGAAAGAAAATAAAATAGTTGAAAAAAGTTTTGCACTTAATAAAGATGGAGAGTATTTTACATTTTATGACGGACCTCCAACTGCAAATGGAAAGCCTCATGTGGGCCATGTGCTTACAAGGGTTATTAAGGATTTAATTCCAAGATACAAGGTAATGAAGGGATATAAGGTTTTAAGAAAGGCAGGATGGGATACTCATGGACTTCCTGTAGAACTTGAAATAGAAAAGAAACTGGGTATATCCGGCAAACAGCAAATCGAGGAATATGGTGTAGAAGCTTTTGTTAAACAGTGTAAGGAAAGCGTATTTACTTATGCTAATATGTGGAAGGATATGTCTGAGAAGCTTGGATTCTGGGTAGATATGGATCATCCATATGTGACATACCATAATGATTATATAGAATCTGTGTGGTGGGCATTAAAGCAGATGTGGGATAAAGGCCTTTTATATAAAGGCCACAAAGTTATACCATACTGCCCAAGATGCGGCACAGCCCTTTCATCTCACGAAGTTGCCCAGGGCTATAAAGACGTAAGAGAGTCTACAGCTTTTGTTAAATTTAAAGTAAAAGGTGAAGAAAATAAATATATACTTGCATGGACAACAACACCATGGACACTGCCAAGCAACGTAGCTCTTGCTGTAAATAAAAAGTATGATTATGTAGAAGTAGTGAATAATGGTGAAAATTTAATACTTGCTAAAAAGTTATTAAATGTACTTGAAGGTGAATATGAAATAGTCAATGAATTCAAGGGAGAAAAATTATTAGGAATGGAATATGAGCAGCTGTTCCCATTCTATACTCCTAAGGAAAAAGCATTCTATATTGTACACGGAGACTTTGTTACTTTAACAGATGGTACTGGAATAGTACACATTGCTCCTGCTTATGGTGAAGACGATAATTTATTAGGCAAGAAATATGGATTACCACTTATAAACCTTGTGGATGGAGAAGGAAAATTTGTTGACTGCGTAGAGCCCTGGAAAGGGATTTTTGTAAAGAAAGCAGACCCTAAAATATTAGAGTACATGAAGGAAACAGGCATACTTTATAAATCAGAAAAATTTACCCACTCATATCCTCACTGCTGGAGATGTGATACACCATTGCTTTATTATCCTAGGGACAGCTGGTTTGTAAAGATGACATCTTTAAGAGATAAGCTGCTTGAGAACAACAATAAAGTAAATTGGTATCCTGATAACATAAGGACAGGAAGATTTGGGAAGTTCCTTGAGAATGTAATAGACTGGGGAATAAGCAGAGACAGATATTGGGGTACACCACTTCCAATATGGGAGTGTCAGTGTGGACATAGAGAATGCATAGGCAGCAGGGCTGAGCTGGAGGAAAAGGGGATAAATGTTCCTAAGGATTTGGAATTCCACAAACCTTATATAGACAATGTTAAGCTTAGATGTCCTAAGTGCGGCAAAGAAATGACAAGAACCCATGAAGTAATTGACTGCTGGTTTGATTCAGGTTCTATGCCATTTGCACAGCATCATTATCCTTTTGAAAACAAGGAAGTATTTGAAAAAAATTTTCCTGCACAATTTATATCTGAGGCTGTTGACCAGACAAGAGGATGGTTCTATACACTGCTTGCTATTTCCACAGCTTTATTTGATACAAATCCCTTTGAAAATTGTGTTGTTTTGGGGCATGTTTTGGATAAACACGGTCTTAAAATGTCAAAACATAAGGGAAATGTTGTGGATCCATTTACAGTATTAGAAAAAGAAGGAGCAGATGCTACCAGGTGGCATTTTTATACAGCCAGTGCACCATGGCTTCCAACTAGATTTTCCGAGGAAGATGTTGCAGAAGCTCAAAGAAAGTTTATAAGTACACTATGGAATGTATATTCATTTTATGTACTTTATGCTGAAATAGATAAATTTGATCCTTTAAAATATGCAGATTTTGTTTCTGAAAATGTAATGGATAGATGGATAATATCAAAATTAAATACTTTAATAAAGCAGGTTGAAGAACATCTTGATAATTACAGAATAACTCAGGCAGCATTGACAATAGAAGACTTTGTAGATAGACTTTCAAACTGGTATGTAAGAAGAAACAGAGCAAGATACTGGTCAACAGAGCTTACAGATGATAAAATAGGTGCTTATACTACTTTATATAATGTTTTAGTAACCTTATCAAAGGTTGCCGCACCTTTTATACCATTTATAACTGAAACCATATATCAAAGTCTTGTTGTAAGCATGGATCCTAATGCAGTTGAAAGTGTCCATCTCTGCAAGTGGCCAAATTATGACGAAAGCCTTGTTGACAGCAGTTTAGAGAAGGATATGGATTTAGCTTATACAGTGGTAAAGCTTGGAAGAAGCGCTAGAAATTCAGCTAATATAAAGAACAGACAGCCTCTAAGTGAAATGCTCATGAGCACTAAATCACTTCCTGAATATTATGATGATATTATAATGGATGAATTAAATATCAAAAAGGTTGAGTTTGGAGCAGACTTGTCTAAGTATGTAAGCTTTGAAATTAAACCAAATCTGCCTGTGCTTGGAAAGGCTTATGGAAAGCTGATTCCTGGAATCAGAAAAGCAATATCAGAAATGAATCAGATGAACCTGGCACAAACTATTAATAATGGCGGCACCGTAAAAGTAGATGTTCAGGGAAATACCATTGAACTTACCAAAGAAAATTTACTGGTAACAATGCAGGGATTAGAAGGCTTTGCATTTGCTGGCGAAGGTGAAATAGGGGTTGTTTTAGAAACAACAATTACAGATGAATTAAAAGAAGAAGGGTATTTAAGAGAAATTTTAAGTAAGATACAAAATATGAGAAAAGACAGCGGCTTCCAGGTTGCAGATAAGATAAACTTATATGTTGGATACAATAAAATGCTTGAAGCTATAGTAAGAAAATATGAAGATGAAATTAAAAAAGAAACTCTGGCTGTCTCAGTATTTTATAATGAACCTGCAGAATATTCAGATTGCAAAATTAATGGTGAAGACTTTAAATTGTCAGTAAAAGTTGTAGAATAG
- a CDS encoding helix-turn-helix transcriptional regulator: MKNRLEEIRKQHGITQEELAKKLEVTRQTISSLENGRYNPSIILAFKISKLFKVSIEEIFIYEGDSKDEDF, from the coding sequence GTGAAAAATAGACTTGAAGAAATTAGAAAACAACATGGTATTACGCAAGAAGAGCTTGCAAAAAAACTTGAAGTAACAAGACAAACAATCAGTTCACTTGAAAATGGAAGGTATAATCCATCCATAATACTTGCTTTTAAAATCTCAAAGTTGTTTAAGGTCAGCATTGAAGAAATATTTATTTATGAGGGGGACTCTAAAGATGAAGACTTTTAA
- a CDS encoding CD3324 family protein translates to MSYIKEIDVLPEELLELIQNYIDGEYIYIPRKECNRRTWGETTESKREISIRNSEIYKKYKEGISVRALSEMYYLSPKSIQRIISNMNSEN, encoded by the coding sequence ATGAGCTATATTAAAGAAATTGATGTATTACCAGAAGAATTGTTAGAATTAATTCAAAACTATATCGATGGTGAATATATTTATATTCCAAGAAAAGAATGTAATAGGAGGACTTGGGGGGAAACTACCGAAAGTAAAAGGGAAATTTCAATTAGAAACTCAGAGATTTATAAGAAGTACAAAGAGGGTATATCTGTAAGAGCTCTTTCTGAAATGTATTATTTGTCTCCCAAAAGTATTCAAAGAATTATATCAAATATGAATAGTGAAAATTAA